From the Conger conger chromosome 14, fConCon1.1, whole genome shotgun sequence genome, one window contains:
- the LOC133109496 gene encoding interferon-induced very large GTPase 1-like: MVIKERPSKEQDILLRKIQAIGKFMKPLERKPRPRQQDDSGKMRIEEPPPVNDWKVDKCKGLLQRLGLWESYLRKIKMEDVLLISNMSSTKQNTVGNGFYQQYIYKLMMLDCSARYLCLKAAESSGPQPHTAEDACSSDGDSDGDSDSDSDNDNDSDSTVHPMDIHMAVFHCSDDFVRQYLFSKLSTCQFALPLLVPNPFTGEIEFPVWALRQIRKTWQNKQQPIFSAQVPIVSFVRLGKSSNSKSHILSNIISQRKHPVFFNRQCKGSVRHCLLMDGVVEITWYCPGSNESDIFDNCVAFVNLHGDASDHPRQLRFLQEVSAATVLLLSESPLEEEASKTLKELESSPTLITLISRKKKISQKSRTNIKIAAKNRSEAELTEEIISSIKQCLSTKSERPSLAACVEIAKKKQIRIDEDNEQCKEGKEQAQHMMSLLKGEKREGRKELEELMNLKGRHLPLQGELWENWCRKDKQEYRLQSTDERSSEMVLSDIRSEKQAIRVEQLNKAFQLSGFMRSFLQCLHPSEEKKSRYMTQWLQTFLEEYTTGTLANLQEKYHSIWSEMRLNPKGKDKELEKKLEKVSEEIISMSVGLQHLMRELSQLYEAVKSVAVCEDFTDIQWVDTLPRIVTEMLMAGYPLELMDGDVAHVPLDWIRAVFDAVIHKLGDKRVFVLSVLGVQSSGKSTLLNTMFGLQFPVSAGRCTRGAFMQLLTVDAEMREQLQFDFILVVDTEGLRSPELSSETTLARDNELATFIIGVGNMTLINIMGENPCEMQDILQICVQAFMRMTSVKIKTSCIFVHQNVSEITANEKNKEARRCLEKRLNETACNAAKEENLNIKAFSDIINFDVDSQVFYFKNLLEGDPPMAAPNPSYSQNVQKLKEKLLSIAEWQPDRRLPTLSEVKERIQDLWDSLLRENFVFSFRNTLEIAAYSKLEKSYAQWSWSIRKHALEKQQTWHNKINSKRVGVVYMSDLTKEFDEIYRNLHDEIETYFTCEEHPEILVNWKGNVERRFETLKDQLIEDTERKCKDLLNIRKCRSELEGKKIGYERELLKMSRCIASKLQDKKLSSDQMRTQFDELWTEWLAKIARETPPEKQLNIQAVVEGILCNQFKQEKDIVKRIYKQIIHFQFKANKYVSLSTEDQCFEWFGFKNANIEKEGQHLTEQITAEVAKYIEKTSKENVDFNEIFIHEILESISQTLGKYEKRKSHIKLLKEYKVDISIYTCTNAVKKFRKMHTDFRKRNDLLACLGEKKEHYFQYFKDSCDGATAVTIFANFLCKHLKLAIKQAMYSKVSLQIVDRMKNNYPAFNGCRANLEDHILKELAEKEKFDLYMEYLERPKEHFEKFIRGRVEEYCRDHSLRSELLNRNLKILVDKTLTESSIVASELIEKDGTISMWLDKFCSNLGDVFSISRESFRNIECEGTGNLPFLLDMMDKSLSGMQQKVKEEIKTSSLDFNMFENRPDDILIDQLSGCWEQCPFCKAICTSTIAGHDTDHSVRFHRSKALGGWHRSFTNDFSIDFCTTSVSSDACFLNSKCESTPYKEYRKAGPPYDNWSIKQDPCEKLYWKWFVCVFRNKLQENFDCKFEGTGKIPDDWEKISKFAVLKELDV; encoded by the coding sequence ATGGTCATCAAGGAGAGGCCATCAAAAGAGCAAGATATACTGCTGAGGAAGATTCAGGCCATAGGTAAGTTCATGAAACCTTTGGAAAGGAAACCTCGTCCTCGCCAACAGGATGACTCAGGCAAAATGAGAATAGAAGAACCCCCTCCTGTAAATGACTGGAAGGTGGATAAATGCAAGGGTTTACTCCAGAGACTGGGACTATGGGAGTCATAcctcaggaaaataaaaatggaagatGTCCTCCTTATAAGTAACATGTCAAGTACAAAGCAGAACACAGTGGGAAATGGCTTTTATCAACAGTATATTTACAAGCTCATGATGCTGGACTGCAGCGCCAgatatttgtgtttgaaagcagCTGAATCATCAGGGCCTCAACCACACACTGCTGAAGATGCATGTAGCAGTGATGGTGATAGTGATGGTGATAGTGATAGTGAtagtgataatgataatgatagtgATTCAACTGTCCACCCCATGGATATTCATATGGCAGTTTTTCATTGTTCAGATGATTTTGTGAGGCAGTACCTTTTTTCAAAACTCTCCACATGTCAGTTTGCTTTACCTCTTCTGGTACCAAACCCTTTCACAGGTGAAATAGAGTTCCCTGTGTGGGCACTTCGACAAATCAGAAAGACCTGGCAGAATAAACAGCAGCCTATCTTCAGTGCACAGGTACCTATTGTGTCCTTTGTGAGGCTGGGGAAATCCTCAAACTCTAAATCTCACATACTCAGCAACATCATCAGCCAACGCAAACACCCAGTGTTTTTCAACAGACAATGTAAAGGAAGCGTGAGGCACTGTCTCCTTATGGATGGGGTTGTGGAAATCACTTGGTACTGTCCAGGATCCAATGAGAgtgacatttttgacaattgTGTAGCTTTTGTGAATCTCCATGGCGACGCCAGTGATCACCCCAGACAACTCCGGTTTCTGCAGGAAGTGAGTGCTGCTACTGTTCTGCTTCTGTCAGAGAGCCCCCTGGAGGAGGAAGCAAGTAAAACTTTGAAAGAGCTGGAAAGCTCTCCAACACTAATTACGCTCATCTCTcgtaaaaaaaagatttcacagAAAAGTAGGACAAATATTAAAATTGCAGCAAAGAACAGAAGTGAAGCTGAACTAACTGAAGAAATCATCTCCAGCATCAAACAGTGCCTTTCAACTAAATCAGAGAGGCCTAGCTTAGCAGCTTGTGTGGAGATTGCCAAGAAGAAGCAGATCAGAATTGATGAGGACAATGAACAATGTAAGGAGGGAAAAGAGCAGGCTCAGCATATGATGAGTTTGCtgaagggagagaagagagaaggcaGAAAGGAGTTAGAGGAATTGATGAACTTAAAAGGGAGGCATTTGCCTTTGCAAGGTGAACTGTGGGAGAACTGGTGCAGGAAGGACAAGCAGGAATACCGTCTGCAGAGCACCGACGAGAGAAGCAGTGAGATGGTATTGAGTGACATAAGATCTGAGAAACAAGCCATTCGTGTGGAGCAACTGAATAAGGCTTTTCAGCTCAGTGGTTTCATGAGGTCATTTCTGCAGTGTTTGCACCcgtcagaagaaaaaaagtccCGGTATATGACACAGTGGCTTCAGACATTTCTGGAAGAATACACCACTGGCACACTTGCCAACCTCCAGGAGAAGTACCACTCAATATGGTCAGAAATGAGACTGAACCCAAAAGGCAAGGACAAGGAACTTGAAAAGAAACTTGAAAAGGTGTCTGAGGAGATCATATCAATGTCAGTGGGGCTACAGCATCTTATGAGAGAACTGAGTCAGCTGTATGAGGCAGTTAagtctgtagctgtgtgtgaagACTTCACAGATATACAATGGGTTGACACTCTTCCCAGAATTGTAACAGAGATGCTGATGGCAGGATACCCTCTGGAGCTCATGGACGGAGATGTGGCTCACGTGCCTCTTGACTGGATCAGGGCTGTTTTTGACGCAGTTATACACAAACTTGGAGACAAAAGGGTATTTGTCCTCTCTGTCCTGGGTGTTCAGAGTTCTGGCAAGTCCACTCTGCTGAACACCATGTTTGGCCTGCAGTTTCCAGTGAGTGCAGGAAGATGCACCAGAGGTGCATTCATGCAGCTGCTGACCGTTGATGCAGAGATGAGGGAACAGCTGCAGTTTGACTTCATCCTGGTGGTGGACACTGAAGGCCTGCGTTCACCAGAGCTCAGCTCTGAAACCACCCTGGCCCGTGACAACGAGCTGGCCACCTTCATCATTGGTGTGGGAAACATGACTCTCATCAACATCATGGGAGAGAATCCTTGTGAAATGCAGGATATTCTGCAGATCTGTGTTCAGGCTTTCATGAGAATGACGtctgtcaaaataaaaacaagctgCATATTTGTTCACCAGAATGTTTCAGAGATAACagccaatgaaaaaaataaggaaGCGAGAAGATGTCTTGAAAAGAGACTTAATGAAACGGCTTGCAATGCAGCAAAAGAGGAAAACCTGAACATTAAAGCGTTTTCTGATATAATTAATTTTGATGTGGACTCACAGGTGTTCTACTTCAAAAATCTCTTGGAGGGAGACCCCCCCATGGCTGCTCCTAACCCCTCCTACAGCCAGAACGTTCAGAAGCTGAAGGAGAAGCTGCTCTCTATTGCTGAATGGCAGCCAGACCGTCGGCTGCCCACACTGTCTGAGGTTAAAGAACGAATCCAAGACTTATGGGATTCTCTGCTGCGAGAGAactttgttttcagtttcaggAACACCTTGGAAATTGCTGCGTACAGTAAGCTAGAAAAGTCTTATGCGCAATGGTCATGGAGCATCAGAAAGCATGCTCTAGAGAAACAGCAGACTTggcacaacaaaataaacagcaaacGGGTGGGTGTAGTTTACATGTCAGATCTTACAAAGGAATTTGATGAGATCTACAGAAATCTCCATGATGAGATcgaaacatattttacatgtgagGAACACCCAGAGATCCTGGTTAACTGGAAAGGCAATGTTGAAAGAAGATTTGAAACCTTGAAGGATCAGCTCATTGAAGACACAGAGAGGAAGTGCAAGGATTTGCTCAATATCAGAAAGTGCAGATCGGAACTAGAGGGGAAGAAGATTGGCTATGAGCGAGAATTGCTCAAGATGAGTAGATGTATAGCCTCAAAACTACAGGACAAAAAACTGAGCAGTGATCAAATGAGGACACAATTTGATGAACTGTGGACCGAATGGTTGGCAAAAATAGCCAGAGAGACACCtccagaaaaacagctgaacatccaGGCTGTTGTGGAAGGCATCCTGTGCAACCAATTCAAACAGGAAAAAGACATTGTGAAAAGAATTTACAagcaaattatacattttcagtTCAAGGCTAATAAATATGTGTCGCTTAGCACGGAAGACCAGTGTTTTGAGTGGTTTGGGTTCAAAAATGCAAACATTGAGAAAGAAGGTCAACATCTTACAGAACAAATTACTGCGGAGGTTGCAAAGTACATTGAAAAGACATCGAAGGAAAATGTGGACttcaatgaaatatttattcatgaaatacTAGAGAGCATATCGCAAACTTTGGgcaaatatgaaaaaagaaagagccACATAAAACTCTTAAAGGAGTATAAAGTTGATATCTCGatttacacatgcacaaacgcagTCAAAAAGTTCAGAAAAATGCACACAGATTTCAGGAAGAGGAATGACCTGCTGGCCTGCCTCGGGGAGAAAAAGGAGCATTATTTCCAGTATTTCAAAGACTCCTGTGACGGAGCGACTGCTGTCACGATTTTTGCCAACTTCCTGTGCAAACACCTGAAACTAGCAATAAAACAAGCAATGTACAGCAAAGTCAGCCTTCAGATTGTGGACAGAATGAAAAATAACTACCCAGCTTTCAATGGATGCCGAGCTAACCTGGAGGACCACATACTGAAAGAGCTTGCCGAGAAGGAGAAATTTGACCTGTATATGGAGTACCTTGAGCGTCCCAAGGAACACTTTGAAAAGTTCATCAGGGGAAGGGTGGAGGAGTACTGTAGAGACCACAGTTTAAGATCAGAGCTCCTCAATAGGAACTTGAAGATTTTGGTTGACAAGACTTTGACCGAAAGTTCCATCGTGGCTTCAGAACTGATAGAGAAAGATGGCACTATCTCAATGTGGCTTGACAAATTCTGCTCTAATCTTGGGGATGTTTTCTCCATCTCAAGAGAGAGTTTCAGAAACATTGAATGCGAGGGCACTGGAAACCTTCCGTTCCTCCTGGACATGATGGACAAATCACTTTCAGGCATGCAGCAAAAGGTAAAGGAAGAAATAAAAACCTCAAGCCTTGACTTTAACATGTTTGAGAATAGACCAGATGACATTCTAATTGATCAGCTCAGCGGGTGCTGGGAGCAGTGTCCCTTCTGTAAAGCCATCTGTACAAGCACCATTGCTGGCCATGACACTGACCACAGCGTGAGATTCCACCGCTCAAAAGCTCTTGGAGGCTGGCACCGTTCTTTCACAAATGACTTTTCAATTGACTTTTGCACCACATCAGTCAGTAGTGACGCATGTTTCCTCAATAGTAAATGTGAATCCACTCCTTATAAAGAGTACAGAAAAGCAGGCCCCCCTTATGACAATTGGTCAATCAAGCAAGATCCTTGTGAAAAACTCTACTGgaagtggtttgtgtgtgtcttcaggAATAAGCTGCAGGAGAATTTTGATTGCAAGTTTGAGGGCACAGGTAAAATTCCAGATGACTGGGAAAAAATCAGTAAGTTTGCTGTGCTGAAAGAACTGGACGTCTGA